A stretch of DNA from Deferribacterota bacterium:
GTGGTCATATCTGTAGCCAAACCGCGAATATGATATAGTTGCCCTTGCAAGCTTACCGTCAACTGTATCGAGAAAAGTCATAAACCAACCTAAAACCAGCCCTAAAGTATATAAGTTAAAATAGAAAAGAAGTCCTGCTATTAAAGCCAAAATCAGGCTAAGTGTGGTTACCTCGTTTGGTGTTATTCCTCTACTAACACAAAATTTTACAGCTAATTTAGCAGGTTTTGGCCAAACGACCCTTGTTATTATATCTGTAACACCTTTATAGGTGCCATAATATATCTTATTCTCTATATATTTTCTTGGTGTATTTTTTACATTTAATAGATAGGGCCTATCAACTTTTCTTAAAGATGTGCGAAAAGTATTTGTTATAATATCTTTTAAATCAATTATCTTAATATTATCTGGTAGATGTTTTATATCATTTTCTTTAATTGAATAATAGTAATTTTTCGCATTAATGCCCACTCCATGTATTGCTACAATATGCTCATTTCTACTTTCTTTAGTTTTTATACATATATTTTTATTATTTATTATATAATCTATTATCCTTTCATCAAAAATATAATCCCCATTGAATAAAACTATCTCATCATCATCTTTTAAACTATCTA
This window harbors:
- a CDS encoding CDP-alcohol phosphatidyltransferase family protein, giving the protein MLKAYIINGLDINIWGLTPYERIAKVLEKKKDIQLIKKLDSLKDDDEIVLFNGDYIFDERIIDYIINNKNICIKTKESRNEHIVAIHGVGINAKNYYYSIKENDIKHLPDNIKIIDLKDIITNTFRTSLRKVDRPYLLNVKNTPRKYIENKIYYGTYKGVTDIITRVVWPKPAKLAVKFCVSRGITPNEVTTLSLILALIAGLLFYFNLYTLGLVLGWFMTFLDTVDGKLARATISYSRFGYRYDHAIDLVHPIYWYLCWGLSLDALNTPMEAVWFALWIIIIFYIIGRILEGGFKLFLKTSFHIYCWRPFDSILRLFIARRNPNLIILTISAVFSAYTIGLYLVSLWTLISAIILLIRFILAIKEKKREGKLTSWLDNIDTEMINKKRIYKLFIYD